From Diceros bicornis minor isolate mBicDic1 chromosome 17, mDicBic1.mat.cur, whole genome shotgun sequence, the proteins below share one genomic window:
- the CAPZA3 gene encoding F-actin-capping protein subunit alpha-3: protein MSLKVLSKKEKERVIRRLLIQVPPGEFSNAFDDLCLLVRDEKLMNHQGECAGHRHCQKYSVPLFIDGNPVLLSHHNVVGDYRFFDHQSKLSFRFNLLQNQLKDIQSHGIIRNEAEYLRTVVLCALKVYVNDHYPKGNCNVMRKTIKNKEFLIACIESHNYDTDCWNGLWQSKWIFQVHPFLTQVTGRIFVQAHFFECVNFHVVISKDLKESLEIVNQAQLALSFSRLVEEQENKFQAAVFEELQELSNDVLRKIIRRDLPVTRTLIDWQRILSDLSLVMYPELGYVIYSKSVLCNCII from the coding sequence ATGTCACTCAAGGTTCTgagtaagaaagagaaagaaagagtaatTCGCAGACTGTTAATACAAGTTCCTCCAGGGGAATTTTCAAATGCCTTTGATGATCTCTGTCTGCTTGTCCGTGATGAAAAACTCATGAACCATCAAGGTGAGTGTGCAGGCCACCGGCACTGCCAAAAATATTCTGTACCACTCTTCATCGATGGAAATCCAGTCCTCTTGTCTCACCACAATGTAGTGGGTGACTACCGATTTTTTGACCATCAAAGCAAACTTTCTTTCAGATTCAACCTGCTTCAAAACCAGTTAAAAGATATCCAAAGTCACGGTATCATTCGGAATGAGGCGGAATACCTGAGAACTGTTGTTCTGTGTGCCTTAAAAGTGTATGTGAATGATCACTATCCAAAAGGAAATTGCAATGTgatgagaaaaactataaaaaataaggaGTTCTTGATAGCTTGCATTGAGAGTCACAACTATGACACAGATTGCTGGAATGGCCTTTGGCAATCTAAATGGATTTTCCAAGTACATCCATTTCTAACCCAAGTAACGGGAAGAATTTTTGTGCAAGCTCACTTCTTTGAATGTGTCAACTTTCATGTTGTGATCTCCAAGGACCTGAAAGAAAGCTTGGAAATAGTCAACCAAGCTCAGCTGGCTCTAAGTTTTTCGAGGCTTGTGGAGGagcaagagaataaatttcaagCTGCAGTATTTGAGGAATTACAGGAGTTATCGAACGATGTCCTCAGAAAAATCATACGAAGAGATCTTCCAGTGACCCGCACTCTTATTGACTGGCAGAGGATACTCTCTGACTTGAGTCTGGTGATGTATCCTGAATTAGGATATGTCATCTACTCAAAAAGCGTGTTATGCAACTGCATAATATAA